One region of Coregonus clupeaformis isolate EN_2021a chromosome 31, ASM2061545v1, whole genome shotgun sequence genomic DNA includes:
- the phf10 gene encoding PHD finger protein 10 isoform X2: protein MATVLPPRPCDSNPVTPGAQSIKDDIEEVSNDGSQAPKRRRMGSGDSSRSCDTSSQELGVTYFSAENLTEYRWPSDGSGEYYMLQEQVSEYLGVTSFKRKYPGLTALRSDEVIDLMIKEYPGKHAEYSVILQERERQRIAKEYSKMQQQNHQKVEASKVPEYIKKAAKKAAEFNSNFNRERMEERRAYFDLQTHIIQVPQGRYKVLPPERTKTGPYPVALIPGQFQDYYKRYSPNELRYLPLNTALFEPPLDPELPALDSDGDSDDADENKGEEGKKNSDSSSGNTSDGDSQHSGVQSKGKAKDRTATPAKDATPRPNQHKSVPGYKPKVIPNAICGICQKGKESNKKGKPEALIHCSQCKNSGHPSCLDMSEELMGLIKTYPWQCMECKTCTVCEQPHHEEEMMFCDKCDRGFHTFCVGLDSIPLGCWVCECCNKEFSTPKKKGGIKTPKKSKSAQ from the exons ATGGCTACAGTTCTCCCACCCAGACCTTGCGATAGCAACCCTGTGACCCCGGGAGCGCAGTCTATAAAG GATGACATTGAGGAAGTGTCCAATGATGGCAGTCAAGCTCCAAAAAGGCGGCGCATGGGTTCAGGCGACAGTTCCAGAAGTTGCGACACCTCCAGTCAGGAACTTGG GGTCACATACTTCTCAGCAGAAAATCTGACCGAGTACAGGTGGCCCTCAGATGGCAGTGGGGAGTACTATATGTTGCAAGAACAAGTCAGTGAATATCTGGGAGTGACTTCATTCAAGCGAAAATATCCAG GCTTGACTGCTTTACGAAGTGATGAAGTAATTGATTTGATGATCAAGGAGTACCCGGGCAAGCATGCTGAGTATTCTGTCATCCTCCAAGAGAGGGAGCGCCAGAGGATAGCAAAAGAGTACTCT AAAATGCAGCAACAAAACCATCAGAAGGTTGAAGCCAGTAAAGTGCCAGAGTACATAAAGAAAGCTGCCAAGAAAGCTGCTGAGTTCAACAGTAACTTCAACAGGGAAAGGATGGAAGAGAGAAGGGCATATTTTGACCTTCAGACACAT ATTATCCAAGTACCCCAAGGGAGGTATAAAGTCCTTCCCCCAGAGAGAACCAAGACTGGACCCTATCCAGTGGCCCTCATCCCTGGGCAGTTCCAGGACTATTACAAAAG GTACTCTCCCAACGAACTGCGCTACTTGCCCCTGAACACAGCCCTGTTCGAGCCCCCACTGGACCCGGAGCTGCCTGCCCTGGACAGCGATGGGGATTCGGATGACGCAGATGAAAACAAGGGAGAAGAGGGCAAGAAAAATTCA GACAGCTCATCTGGAAACACTTCAGATGGGGACAGTCAGCACAGTGGAGTGCAGTCAAAGGGCAAGGCCAAGGACAGGACTGCCACCCCGGCTAAAGATGCCACCCCACGCCCCAACCAACACAAATCTGTCCCTGGGTACAAG CCTAAGGTCATACCCAATGCTATATGTGGCATTTGCCAGAAGGGTAAGGAGTCCAACAAGAAAGGAAAGCCAGAAGCTCTCATTCACTGCTCACAGTGCAAGAACAGTG gtcACCCATCGTGCCTGGATATGAGTGAGGAGCTGATGGGCCTGATTAAGACCTACCCGTGGCAGTGCATGGAGTGTAAGACATGCACGGTGTGTGAGCAGCCCCACCACGAGGAGGAGATGATGTTCTGTGACAAGTGTGACCGGGGCTTTCACACCTTTTGCGTGGGCCTGGACTCTATCCCTCTAG GTTGCTGGGTTTGTGAGTGTTGCAACAAGGAGTTCTCAACGCCCAAGAAAAAAGGAGGAATAAAAACACCCAAGAAGTCAAAATCTGCACAATAA
- the phf10 gene encoding PHD finger protein 10 isoform X1, which translates to MATVLPPRPCDSNPVTPGAQSIKDDIEEVSNDGSQAPKRRRMGSGDSSRSCDTSSQELGVTYFSAENLTEYRWPSDGSGEYYMLQEQVSEYLGVTSFKRKYPDLERRDLSHKEKLYLREQNVITETQCTLGLTALRSDEVIDLMIKEYPGKHAEYSVILQERERQRIAKEYSKMQQQNHQKVEASKVPEYIKKAAKKAAEFNSNFNRERMEERRAYFDLQTHIIQVPQGRYKVLPPERTKTGPYPVALIPGQFQDYYKRYSPNELRYLPLNTALFEPPLDPELPALDSDGDSDDADENKGEEGKKNSDSSSGNTSDGDSQHSGVQSKGKAKDRTATPAKDATPRPNQHKSVPGYKPKVIPNAICGICQKGKESNKKGKPEALIHCSQCKNSGHPSCLDMSEELMGLIKTYPWQCMECKTCTVCEQPHHEEEMMFCDKCDRGFHTFCVGLDSIPLGCWVCECCNKEFSTPKKKGGIKTPKKSKSAQ; encoded by the exons ATGGCTACAGTTCTCCCACCCAGACCTTGCGATAGCAACCCTGTGACCCCGGGAGCGCAGTCTATAAAG GATGACATTGAGGAAGTGTCCAATGATGGCAGTCAAGCTCCAAAAAGGCGGCGCATGGGTTCAGGCGACAGTTCCAGAAGTTGCGACACCTCCAGTCAGGAACTTGG GGTCACATACTTCTCAGCAGAAAATCTGACCGAGTACAGGTGGCCCTCAGATGGCAGTGGGGAGTACTATATGTTGCAAGAACAAGTCAGTGAATATCTGGGAGTGACTTCATTCAAGCGAAAATATCCAG ATTTGGAAAGGAGAGACCTCTCCCACAAGGAGAAGCTATATCTGAGGGAGCAAAATGTCATCACCGAGACACAGTGCACCTTGG GCTTGACTGCTTTACGAAGTGATGAAGTAATTGATTTGATGATCAAGGAGTACCCGGGCAAGCATGCTGAGTATTCTGTCATCCTCCAAGAGAGGGAGCGCCAGAGGATAGCAAAAGAGTACTCT AAAATGCAGCAACAAAACCATCAGAAGGTTGAAGCCAGTAAAGTGCCAGAGTACATAAAGAAAGCTGCCAAGAAAGCTGCTGAGTTCAACAGTAACTTCAACAGGGAAAGGATGGAAGAGAGAAGGGCATATTTTGACCTTCAGACACAT ATTATCCAAGTACCCCAAGGGAGGTATAAAGTCCTTCCCCCAGAGAGAACCAAGACTGGACCCTATCCAGTGGCCCTCATCCCTGGGCAGTTCCAGGACTATTACAAAAG GTACTCTCCCAACGAACTGCGCTACTTGCCCCTGAACACAGCCCTGTTCGAGCCCCCACTGGACCCGGAGCTGCCTGCCCTGGACAGCGATGGGGATTCGGATGACGCAGATGAAAACAAGGGAGAAGAGGGCAAGAAAAATTCA GACAGCTCATCTGGAAACACTTCAGATGGGGACAGTCAGCACAGTGGAGTGCAGTCAAAGGGCAAGGCCAAGGACAGGACTGCCACCCCGGCTAAAGATGCCACCCCACGCCCCAACCAACACAAATCTGTCCCTGGGTACAAG CCTAAGGTCATACCCAATGCTATATGTGGCATTTGCCAGAAGGGTAAGGAGTCCAACAAGAAAGGAAAGCCAGAAGCTCTCATTCACTGCTCACAGTGCAAGAACAGTG gtcACCCATCGTGCCTGGATATGAGTGAGGAGCTGATGGGCCTGATTAAGACCTACCCGTGGCAGTGCATGGAGTGTAAGACATGCACGGTGTGTGAGCAGCCCCACCACGAGGAGGAGATGATGTTCTGTGACAAGTGTGACCGGGGCTTTCACACCTTTTGCGTGGGCCTGGACTCTATCCCTCTAG GTTGCTGGGTTTGTGAGTGTTGCAACAAGGAGTTCTCAACGCCCAAGAAAAAAGGAGGAATAAAAACACCCAAGAAGTCAAAATCTGCACAATAA